In Polynucleobacter sp. TUM22923, one genomic interval encodes:
- the sdhC gene encoding succinate dehydrogenase, cytochrome b556 subunit, whose protein sequence is MSNRPTIDHRAKSHSSYCIYMAHRISGLLLACFLPIHFFLLSQSLFGASELDRYLKLTDFWVVKVGEWGLVTLLTIHLVGGVRLLIIEFGAWRGLRKGWIQAAIVLSIISGLLFLALAD, encoded by the coding sequence ATGAGCAATAGACCAACAATAGATCATCGGGCCAAATCCCATTCGTCCTACTGTATTTATATGGCGCATCGTATCTCGGGACTGCTGCTGGCTTGCTTCTTGCCGATCCACTTCTTTTTACTGTCACAGTCCTTATTTGGTGCAAGTGAATTAGATCGGTATTTAAAGCTGACGGATTTTTGGGTGGTCAAGGTCGGAGAATGGGGTCTCGTAACGCTGTTAACTATTCATCTGGTTGGCGGAGTTCGTCTGCTGATCATTGAGTTTGGCGCATGGCGTGGATTACGTAAAGGTTGGATTCAGGCTGCAATTGTGCTGTCGATTATTTCCGGCCTTTTATTTTTAGCATTAGCAGA
- a CDS encoding succinate dehydrogenase: protein MSVAINSSAILQAKLWYAQRMSAMVLGLCVAVHLFIMFYAIRGGLTAGEILGRTQGNWFFAIFYEVFVLACFVHAPIGVANILRENFAHSPKVMILPWLLAALILVLGSAAVIGVFTGGVGR from the coding sequence ATGAGTGTTGCCATCAACAGCAGCGCTATCTTGCAGGCTAAGCTTTGGTACGCACAACGCATGAGCGCAATGGTGCTGGGCTTGTGTGTTGCAGTGCATTTATTCATCATGTTCTATGCCATCCGAGGTGGCTTGACTGCTGGCGAGATTCTAGGGCGAACTCAAGGCAATTGGTTTTTTGCCATTTTTTATGAGGTATTTGTACTGGCTTGTTTCGTACATGCGCCGATTGGCGTCGCTAACATTTTGCGAGAAAATTTTGCGCATTCTCCTAAGGTAATGATCTTGCCATGGTTGCTAGCCGCTCTGATTCTAGTCTTGGGAAGCGCTGCTGTGATTGGCGTTTTTACTGGTGGGGTAGGGCGATGA
- a CDS encoding 2Fe-2S iron-sulfur cluster-binding protein, translating to MSNTNLKVKVWRGAQEGEFVEYPVPRNPNQTVLDVVTYIQRQLDPTLSYRFACRVGMCGSCAMTVNGVARWTCRTHVSQILDGDTLEIAPLNNLPVIKDLATDMREFFNKWKGAVGFFKGEKTRHDDFAKVEPESEERQLANAGIECIGCAVCYASCDVVASRTDYLGPAALNRAWTLTNDVRDIQQLDRLRAVAGDAGCHTCHTHGSCTERCPKQLSPTAGISGLKRLVASAAVRGSKWGKL from the coding sequence ATGTCAAATACAAATCTCAAAGTCAAAGTATGGCGCGGTGCCCAAGAGGGTGAGTTTGTTGAGTACCCAGTGCCCCGCAACCCCAATCAAACCGTTTTGGATGTGGTTACCTACATCCAGCGACAGTTAGATCCAACACTTAGTTACCGCTTTGCTTGTCGCGTGGGTATGTGCGGATCCTGCGCAATGACGGTCAACGGCGTAGCCCGCTGGACCTGTCGAACCCATGTGTCTCAGATACTGGATGGGGATACTTTAGAGATTGCCCCTTTAAATAATTTGCCAGTGATCAAAGATCTGGCAACGGATATGCGTGAGTTCTTTAATAAATGGAAGGGTGCGGTTGGATTCTTCAAGGGCGAAAAAACCCGGCATGATGATTTTGCGAAGGTTGAGCCAGAGTCTGAGGAGAGACAACTTGCTAATGCGGGTATTGAATGTATCGGCTGCGCTGTTTGTTATGCCTCATGCGATGTGGTTGCAAGCCGCACCGATTATCTAGGTCCTGCAGCATTAAATCGTGCTTGGACACTCACCAATGATGTGCGCGATATCCAGCAGTTAGATCGATTGCGTGCGGTGGCTGGGGATGCTGGTTGTCACACTTGCCACACTCATGGCAGCTGTACAGAGCGCTGCCCAAAACAGTTATCACCTACAGCCGGCATTTCTGGATTAAAGAGGCTGGTAGCAAGTGCTGCGGTACGCGGTAGTAAGTGGGGGAAATTATGA